One Sodalis praecaptivus DNA segment encodes these proteins:
- a CDS encoding ABC transporter permease subunit produces the protein MEAFFWQQMFNGLTLGAVYGLIAIGYTMVYGIIGMINFAHGEVYMISAYLCAIGLALLSFFGVSSFPLLIFGTLVFTLVVTGVYGWVIERIAYRPLRNSTRLAPLISAIGMSLILQNYAQISQGPRQQGIPTLLDGVVKFSLGDSVVQLTYTKVFILAASLVGMLVLNWVIRHTRLGRMCRATQQDRKMAAILGINTDRVISAVFVIGAAMAGLAGVLITMNYGTFDFYAGFIIGIKAFTAAVLGGIGSLPGAMLGGLILGVAEAQFSGMVNSDYKDVFSFSLLVVILIFRPQGLLGRPLVAKV, from the coding sequence ATGGAAGCATTTTTTTGGCAGCAGATGTTTAACGGCTTAACCCTGGGCGCCGTATATGGTCTTATCGCCATCGGCTATACCATGGTGTATGGCATTATCGGCATGATTAATTTCGCCCATGGCGAAGTCTATATGATCTCCGCCTACCTGTGCGCCATCGGCCTGGCGCTACTCTCTTTCTTCGGGGTGTCCTCGTTTCCGCTGCTGATTTTCGGCACGCTGGTGTTCACGCTGGTGGTCACCGGGGTGTATGGCTGGGTCATCGAACGTATCGCTTACCGGCCCCTGCGCAACTCCACCCGGCTGGCGCCGCTGATTTCCGCTATCGGTATGTCGCTGATATTGCAGAACTATGCGCAAATCAGCCAAGGGCCTCGCCAGCAGGGCATTCCCACATTGCTCGATGGCGTCGTCAAATTTTCACTGGGCGACAGCGTGGTGCAGTTGACCTATACCAAGGTGTTTATCCTGGCGGCATCGCTAGTGGGGATGCTGGTACTGAATTGGGTCATCCGGCATACCCGCCTCGGCCGGATGTGCCGCGCGACGCAGCAGGACCGCAAGATGGCCGCCATTCTGGGGATCAACACCGATCGGGTCATTTCGGCGGTGTTCGTTATCGGCGCCGCCATGGCCGGTTTGGCGGGCGTATTAATAACCATGAACTACGGCACCTTCGATTTCTACGCCGGCTTTATCATCGGCATCAAGGCCTTCACCGCCGCGGTGCTGGGCGGGATAGGCTCCTTACCGGGGGCGATGCTGGGCGGGTTGATCCTCGGCGTGGCGGAAGCGCAGTTCTCCGGCATGGTGAATTCCGATTACAAAGACGTATTTTCCTTTTCTCTCCTGGTGGTGATCCTCATTTTCCGACCCCAGGGATTGTTGGGCCGGCCCTTGGTCGCCAAAGTATAG
- a CDS encoding branched-chain amino acid ABC transporter substrate-binding protein: MSLKPIASPLAAFIIGCLGTAFAAHADITVGVAGPFSGPNATYGDQYWRGASQAAADINAAGGINGEKITLVQGDDACEPKQAVAVANRLVDQSHVAAVIGHFCSSSTMPASEVYDDAGILAITPGSTNPQITERGMSNLFRMCGRDDQQGAIAASYIIDKLKATKVAIIHDKDTYGQGLADATKAALNKAGVKEVMYEGLSRGEKDFNALVTKIRSVDPQVVYFGGCHPEAGPLVRQMREQGVKAKFFSGDCIVTEELVTAAGGPQYTDGVLMTFGQDPRLIPAGKSVIEKFRASKFEPEGYTLYAYASLQAIAAAFKAIGGSDSAKASDWLKSHSVDTVMGQKSWDSKGDLKVSDYVVYQWDNQGKYQQLP, encoded by the coding sequence ATGTCATTGAAACCGATAGCCTCTCCGCTTGCCGCTTTCATCATCGGCTGTCTTGGAACGGCGTTTGCGGCCCACGCCGATATTACCGTCGGCGTCGCCGGGCCGTTTTCCGGTCCCAACGCGACCTACGGGGATCAATACTGGCGCGGCGCCAGTCAGGCCGCGGCGGATATCAATGCCGCCGGTGGGATCAACGGTGAGAAAATTACCTTGGTGCAGGGGGACGACGCCTGCGAGCCCAAACAGGCGGTCGCGGTAGCCAACCGGCTGGTGGATCAATCCCACGTGGCGGCGGTCATCGGCCATTTCTGTTCGTCGTCCACGATGCCGGCCTCGGAGGTGTATGACGATGCCGGCATTCTCGCCATCACGCCCGGTTCCACCAACCCGCAGATCACCGAGCGCGGCATGAGCAACCTGTTTCGCATGTGCGGCCGAGACGACCAGCAGGGCGCTATCGCCGCCAGTTACATCATCGACAAATTAAAAGCGACCAAAGTGGCGATCATCCACGACAAAGATACTTACGGGCAGGGGCTGGCGGATGCCACTAAGGCCGCGCTGAATAAAGCGGGCGTGAAGGAGGTCATGTACGAAGGGTTATCGCGCGGCGAAAAAGATTTCAATGCCCTGGTGACCAAAATCCGCTCGGTAGACCCGCAGGTGGTGTATTTCGGTGGCTGCCATCCCGAAGCCGGGCCGTTGGTTCGTCAAATGCGTGAACAGGGCGTGAAGGCGAAATTTTTCTCCGGCGACTGCATTGTCACCGAAGAACTGGTGACCGCGGCGGGGGGACCGCAATATACCGACGGCGTGCTGATGACCTTTGGCCAGGACCCGCGTTTGATACCGGCGGGCAAATCGGTCATTGAGAAATTCCGCGCCAGCAAGTTCGAGCCTGAGGGGTACACGCTGTACGCTTACGCCTCGCTACAGGCCATTGCCGCCGCCTTCAAAGCCATCGGCGGTAGCGATTCCGCCAAGGCCAGCGATTGGCTCAAATCCCATTCGGTAGACACCGTGATGGGGCAGAAAAGTTGGGACAGCAAGGGGGATTTGAAAGTCTCTGATTATGTCGTTTATCAATGGGATAACCAGGGTAAATATCAGCAGTTGCCTTAA